From the genome of Streptacidiphilus rugosus AM-16, one region includes:
- a CDS encoding polyamine ABC transporter substrate-binding protein, which yields MVFPPRSNPEHANSAHTNSPRPIDRRTLLRAGVLAGSAALLAACGKQGAGGSAAPAKVARTNAPVTLAFSSDNPAIGAAMAPEKGATLRLLNYADYLSPDLIKSFGQKYGCQVEVTTFTTMTEAVEKLRTGSTRYDVFFPTADVVGRVAQAKLLQPLNHDYLGNLGNAWPSLQNPFYDQGSRYTVPYNVYSSGIGYRADKVTAIPANAYDLFWDPAYAGKVYLLDDYREALAMTMLHRGHYDLNTEDPAALALAGKDLAGLLKTVQVKLGTQEATLLPQGAALVHQAWSGDMVSAQSNLAKGQPVTQLGYWYPEHGKGVVGTDCMAVVRGAPHPVLAHLFLDYLLDTANAGTNMSWIGYQPAQTAFTPDYLVKNQYVPANLTSAIVTEAEYRASVQLLELTPTGEKLWQNTWAQFNAGS from the coding sequence ATGGTCTTCCCCCCGCGCTCGAACCCGGAGCACGCGAACTCCGCGCACACGAACTCCCCCCGTCCGATCGACCGCCGGACCCTGCTGCGCGCCGGCGTCCTGGCCGGCTCGGCCGCGCTGCTCGCCGCCTGCGGCAAGCAGGGAGCCGGCGGCTCCGCCGCCCCGGCCAAGGTCGCGCGCACCAACGCGCCGGTCACCCTGGCCTTCAGCAGCGACAACCCGGCGATCGGCGCGGCCATGGCGCCGGAGAAGGGCGCGACACTGCGGCTGCTGAACTACGCCGACTACCTCTCCCCCGACCTGATCAAGTCCTTCGGCCAGAAGTACGGCTGCCAGGTCGAGGTCACCACGTTCACGACGATGACCGAGGCCGTGGAGAAGCTGCGCACCGGCAGCACCCGCTACGACGTCTTCTTCCCGACCGCCGACGTCGTCGGCCGCGTGGCCCAGGCCAAGCTGCTGCAGCCGCTCAACCACGACTACCTGGGCAACCTCGGCAACGCCTGGCCCAGCCTGCAGAACCCCTTCTACGACCAGGGTTCGCGCTACACCGTCCCGTACAACGTCTACAGCTCGGGCATCGGGTACCGCGCGGACAAGGTCACGGCCATCCCGGCCAACGCCTACGACCTGTTCTGGGACCCCGCCTACGCGGGCAAGGTCTACCTGCTGGACGACTACCGCGAGGCGCTGGCGATGACCATGCTGCACCGCGGCCACTACGACCTGAACACCGAGGACCCGGCCGCGCTGGCGCTGGCGGGCAAGGACCTCGCCGGCCTGCTGAAGACGGTCCAGGTCAAGCTCGGCACCCAGGAGGCCACGCTGCTGCCGCAGGGCGCGGCGCTGGTCCACCAGGCCTGGTCGGGCGACATGGTGTCGGCGCAGTCCAACCTCGCCAAGGGCCAGCCGGTGACGCAGCTCGGCTACTGGTACCCCGAGCACGGCAAGGGCGTCGTCGGCACCGACTGCATGGCCGTGGTGCGCGGCGCCCCGCACCCGGTGCTGGCGCACCTCTTCCTCGACTACCTGCTGGACACCGCCAACGCGGGCACCAACATGTCCTGGATCGGCTACCAGCCCGCGCAGACCGCGTTCACGCCCGACTACCTGGTGAAGAACCAGTACGTCCCGGCCAACCTCACCTCGGCGATCGTGACCGAGGCGGAGTACCGGGCCTCGGTGCAGCTGCTGGAGCTGACGCCGACGGGCGAGAAGCTCTGGCAGAACACCTGGGCGCAGTTCAACGCCGGGTCCTGA